The following are from one region of the Rosettibacter firmus genome:
- a CDS encoding SdrD B-like domain-containing protein: MSTYQLKPYLRLLILFFILVGFTNNLFAQLKGIKQTTNYTSIAKISGTAEGVSVSYINPYTNQSVSNFAGTFKGTLNSNSVKFYCIDLQHGLVYNQDYWDEDYTSSEITYILNNYYPYKNNYSGQLSDINKEAAAIQMAIWHFSDGVNPNTITNNTIKSRTLAIISDANANHNNYAPLQTLLILPANQSLLQNTPAQFDIYAYDINGNPVEGVSLQISSSIGTLSSSSGTTDNNGHFGPVTITYNGVGTAVIKVKAKVDIPQGTKYVHKTKPNDKQKLVLATPSFDEKEENASIEWYSPSECDLRGYVTFTQGGWGSSSNSTPGKIRDLYFNTVFPNGMTVGGNYKITFTSASAIKNYLPDGGTPAVLTQNYLNPTTDISVLAGQITALKLNVYYSAAGYLGTNPIPLGNLVINNGPFAGYTVNQFLSFAEQVLGGGDTNGFTLSQINDAATAINENFDNGTVDRGYLICLQKASLGDRVWKDLNKNGIQDDGEPGLENVTVKLFDCNDNLISTTTTNSQGYYLFSNLTPGSYYVQFINPQGYVFTNQDSGNDDNKDSDANINTGKTICTTLTSGENDLSWDAGLYEETVCQNKIGDFVWHDKNVNGIQDSGEPGIEGVVIELWQNNQLIATATTNSNGKYEFDNLLNGTYQIKLAASNFASGGVLESNAKTKWYSTKKDQGNNDSKDSDANINESVTVNINCSDDISIDFGFYKTCVSVYKTADKQTAKPGDVITYTFTVENCGDITLSGGVDFYDALINPDGDHKIKNITPVLPGETKSFTKTYTVTQNDCGELINTVKAVGHPVDGSAIVEDEAFTTVQIDCELSCVTDWTAVLGPDSAICEYDAKPITINGTVHITPNPGKAYLQLSWRIVYPNDGSVDNSTHYQTILITKDTTFSITAQWPGIRPEDQIVEIHYGVNVLDCNGNPIKNGIGRDLYWYPWVCPPPQEEPAEVRIEKSVDNQNPNCGEQITYTIKVTNDGPNKAKGIQVTDLLPQGLNYNSSSTSQGVYDSNTGIWIVGDLNSQTFATLTINAVVDCDQLYNSIFDLGPAKDYNLFVIYDVDQPSSDTQGKVAVGRDAHFANYSIGDQLPQNSGDVLIVGRDLIFTSGHVNGNVVYGNSTNLPQPSVSINGTLRQDSPINFAAAKTYLENLSTNLSNYTVNGTVDFQYGGLTLTGTDPFLNVFKVNGSDLSIANNVTINAPNGSVVLVNINGTNVSWTGGLTVNGTSITNVLYNFYEASQLTIQGIDIRGSLLAPTADINFASGVINGQMICKSLTGMGQMNLAPFIGNIPFEKEITNIASITAVLTTDPNPDNNSSSATITVSTLDETNNGDNSDNQNNWQYLNGFSNGEIVYAMAYDESGNIYAGTWGGNIYKSSNGGQSWSKINNNMNVGFIWSLNIHNGFIFAATEQGVFKFDGFNWTLTSLSNIDVHALASDGNSLYAGTWGLGVYVSNDNGSTWSEMNNGLGFNLVINALTIHSNTLYAASYGGGVFKYENSLWTKLNVGYDFVWTITSNSNGLYAGTYGDGLYRSTDNGNTWTKVSNLNAPFIYSIAVNLSGKIYVASWTSGVFESTDNGNTWNSLGMGGFGVSALIVSRNNDNVYVGTKEGKIYLSKRVAGVTSVESEEIPTKFELSQNYPNPFNPVTTIKFAVPEKGRYTLKVYDILGQEVATLFDDEMNAGIQKTMFNGSNLSSGVYIYRLIGNNVNISKKMILMK; encoded by the coding sequence GTGTCTACATATCAATTAAAACCATACTTAAGATTACTGATTTTATTCTTCATCTTAGTTGGTTTTACCAATAACTTGTTTGCTCAATTAAAAGGAATTAAGCAAACAACAAACTATACCAGCATAGCAAAAATTAGTGGAACTGCTGAGGGGGTGTCAGTTTCTTATATAAACCCATATACAAATCAAAGTGTAAGTAATTTTGCAGGTACTTTTAAAGGTACTCTTAATTCTAATTCTGTTAAGTTTTATTGCATAGACTTACAACATGGATTAGTTTACAATCAAGATTATTGGGACGAAGATTATACTTCATCCGAAATTACTTACATTCTAAACAACTATTATCCTTACAAAAACAATTACTCTGGACAATTAAGTGACATCAACAAAGAAGCTGCAGCCATTCAGATGGCTATCTGGCATTTTAGTGATGGAGTAAACCCCAATACAATTACGAATAATACTATTAAATCCAGAACACTTGCTATAATATCCGATGCAAATGCAAACCATAACAATTATGCACCATTACAAACTTTATTAATTCTTCCAGCCAATCAATCTCTTTTGCAGAATACACCTGCTCAATTTGATATTTATGCATATGATATTAATGGTAATCCTGTCGAAGGAGTTTCACTACAAATTTCTTCATCTATTGGAACATTAAGTTCAAGCTCTGGAACTACTGATAATAATGGTCATTTTGGACCTGTAACTATTACTTATAATGGAGTAGGCACAGCAGTAATTAAAGTAAAAGCAAAAGTTGATATTCCGCAGGGAACAAAATATGTTCATAAGACAAAACCAAATGATAAACAAAAATTAGTTTTAGCAACCCCTTCGTTCGATGAAAAAGAAGAGAATGCCAGTATAGAATGGTATTCCCCATCTGAGTGCGATTTAAGAGGATATGTAACATTTACACAGGGTGGTTGGGGTAGCTCTTCTAATAGCACACCTGGAAAAATTAGAGATCTATATTTTAATACTGTTTTCCCGAATGGAATGACTGTTGGCGGGAACTATAAGATTACATTTACTTCTGCGAGTGCAATTAAAAATTATTTGCCAGATGGTGGAACTCCTGCTGTACTTACACAAAATTATTTAAATCCTACCACTGATATTAGTGTATTAGCTGGACAGATTACAGCATTAAAATTAAATGTATATTATAGTGCAGCGGGTTATCTGGGTACAAATCCAATCCCATTAGGAAATCTTGTAATTAACAATGGACCTTTTGCAGGATATACAGTAAATCAATTTCTATCCTTTGCTGAACAGGTTTTAGGCGGAGGAGATACCAATGGTTTTACTCTTTCTCAAATTAATGATGCTGCAACAGCCATCAATGAAAATTTTGATAACGGAACAGTTGACAGAGGTTATTTAATTTGTTTGCAAAAGGCTTCGTTGGGAGATAGAGTCTGGAAAGACCTTAACAAAAATGGTATCCAGGATGATGGTGAACCAGGTTTAGAAAATGTAACTGTCAAATTATTTGATTGTAACGATAATTTAATTTCTACAACTACTACAAATTCACAGGGTTATTACTTATTCTCAAATCTTACTCCTGGTAGCTATTATGTACAATTCATTAATCCACAGGGTTATGTATTCACAAATCAGGATTCGGGAAACGATGATAATAAAGATTCTGATGCTAATATTAATACAGGAAAAACAATATGCACTACACTAACTTCTGGTGAGAATGATTTATCGTGGGATGCAGGTCTTTATGAAGAAACTGTTTGCCAGAATAAAATTGGTGATTTTGTATGGCACGATAAAAATGTAAATGGAATACAAGATTCAGGTGAACCAGGTATTGAAGGTGTTGTAATTGAATTATGGCAGAATAATCAACTAATTGCCACTGCAACAACAAATTCTAATGGCAAGTATGAATTTGACAATCTCTTAAATGGAACTTATCAGATAAAATTAGCTGCATCAAATTTTGCAAGTGGTGGTGTTCTTGAAAGCAATGCAAAAACAAAATGGTATTCTACAAAGAAAGATCAGGGTAATAACGATAGTAAAGATAGCGATGCAAACATTAATGAATCTGTAACAGTAAATATAAATTGCTCGGATGACATTAGTATAGATTTCGGATTTTATAAAACCTGCGTTAGTGTATACAAGACTGCAGATAAACAAACAGCTAAGCCTGGTGATGTAATTACATATACATTTACTGTAGAGAACTGTGGTGATATTACATTAAGTGGTGGAGTTGATTTTTATGATGCATTAATCAATCCAGATGGAGATCATAAAATCAAAAATATCACTCCAGTTTTACCAGGAGAAACTAAATCATTTACAAAAACTTATACAGTTACACAGAATGATTGTGGTGAATTAATCAATACAGTTAAAGCAGTTGGTCATCCAGTTGATGGTTCTGCTATAGTTGAAGATGAAGCTTTCACAACTGTACAAATTGATTGTGAATTATCCTGTGTAACTGATTGGACTGCAGTGTTGGGTCCAGATTCAGCAATATGCGAATATGATGCAAAACCAATTACAATTAATGGAACTGTTCATATAACACCAAATCCAGGCAAAGCATATTTGCAATTATCCTGGAGAATAGTTTATCCAAATGATGGTAGTGTTGATAATTCAACTCATTACCAAACAATTTTAATTACTAAGGATACCACATTTTCTATTACAGCACAATGGCCAGGAATTCGTCCAGAAGATCAAATCGTTGAAATTCATTATGGAGTAAATGTACTTGACTGCAATGGAAATCCAATTAAAAATGGAATAGGCAGAGATTTGTACTGGTATCCATGGGTATGCCCACCTCCACAGGAAGAACCTGCAGAAGTAAGAATTGAAAAGTCTGTTGACAATCAAAATCCAAATTGTGGCGAACAAATTACATATACAATAAAAGTTACAAATGATGGCCCAAACAAAGCTAAAGGCATTCAAGTAACTGATTTATTACCCCAGGGTTTGAATTATAATTCCAGTTCCACTTCACAGGGGGTATATGATTCAAATACGGGAATTTGGATTGTTGGTGATCTGAATTCCCAAACTTTTGCAACTCTAACAATCAATGCAGTTGTAGATTGCGATCAGTTATATAATTCAATATTCGATTTAGGACCAGCTAAAGATTATAATTTATTTGTAATCTATGATGTTGACCAACCATCTTCTGATACACAGGGAAAAGTTGCTGTTGGTAGAGATGCACATTTTGCTAATTATAGTATAGGTGATCAACTCCCACAAAATAGTGGAGATGTTTTAATTGTAGGACGAGATCTTATCTTCACAAGTGGTCATGTTAATGGAAATGTAGTTTATGGAAATTCAACAAATCTGCCTCAACCTTCTGTAAGCATTAATGGTACTTTACGTCAGGATAGTCCAATTAATTTTGCAGCAGCAAAAACTTATCTCGAAAATCTATCAACTAATCTTTCTAATTATACTGTAAATGGTACAGTAGATTTTCAATATGGTGGATTAACATTGACTGGAACCGATCCATTCCTGAATGTATTCAAAGTAAATGGTTCGGATCTTTCAATTGCTAATAATGTTACAATTAATGCACCTAATGGCTCGGTAGTTCTGGTTAATATAAATGGAACAAATGTATCTTGGACAGGTGGTTTAACAGTCAATGGTACAAGCATTACAAATGTTTTATATAACTTTTACGAAGCTTCACAATTAACAATTCAAGGAATTGACATACGTGGTTCTTTACTGGCTCCAACTGCAGATATCAATTTCGCAAGTGGTGTAATTAATGGTCAGATGATTTGTAAATCATTAACTGGAATGGGTCAGATGAATTTAGCACCATTCATTGGCAATATTCCATTTGAAAAAGAAATAACAAATATTGCATCAATAACTGCTGTGTTAACAACCGATCCGAATCCAGATAATAATTCTTCAAGTGCAACAATTACAGTTTCAACTTTAGATGAAACCAATAATGGTGATAACTCAGATAATCAAAATAACTGGCAATATTTAAATGGATTTTCTAATGGCGAAATTGTTTATGCAATGGCTTATGATGAATCTGGAAATATTTATGCAGGTACATGGGGCGGTAATATCTATAAATCAAGTAATGGCGGACAATCATGGTCAAAGATAAATAACAATATGAATGTTGGATTTATCTGGTCATTAAATATTCATAATGGATTTATATTTGCCGCAACTGAACAGGGTGTATTCAAATTCGATGGATTTAACTGGACTTTAACTTCGTTATCAAATATCGATGTTCATGCTCTTGCTTCAGATGGTAACTCATTGTATGCTGGTACTTGGGGACTTGGAGTTTATGTTTCGAACGATAATGGTTCAACATGGAGCGAAATGAATAATGGTCTTGGATTTAATTTAGTTATAAATGCTCTTACAATTCATTCAAATACATTATACGCTGCAAGTTATGGTGGTGGAGTATTCAAGTACGAAAATTCATTATGGACAAAATTAAATGTTGGCTACGATTTCGTCTGGACAATCACATCAAATTCAAATGGCTTATATGCTGGAACTTATGGAGATGGATTATATCGTTCAACAGATAATGGTAATACATGGACAAAAGTATCTAACCTGAATGCTCCTTTCATTTATTCAATAGCAGTAAATTTAAGTGGTAAAATTTATGTTGCATCGTGGACAAGTGGAGTATTTGAATCTACAGATAATGGTAATACCTGGAATTCACTTGGAATGGGTGGATTTGGTGTAAGTGCTCTGATTGTTTCAAGAAATAATGATAATGTTTATGTCGGCACTAAAGAAGGAAAGATTTATTTAAGTAAACGAGTTGCTGGTGTAACTTCTGTTGAATCTGAAGAAATTCCAACTAAATTCGAATTAAGTCAGAATTATCCAAATCCTTTCAATCCAGTAACAACAATTAAATTTGCAGTGCCAGAAAAAGGTAGATACACACTTAAAGTATATGATATACTTGGTCAGGAAGTTGCTACATTGTTCGACGATGAAATGAATGCAGGAATACAAAAAACAATGTTTAACGGAAGCAATTTAAGTTCAGGAGTTTACATTTATAGATTAATTGGAAATAATGTTAACATCAGTAAGAAAATGATTTTGATGAAGTAA
- the waaF gene encoding lipopolysaccharide heptosyltransferase II, giving the protein MKDIFKKILIIRLSSLGDILLTTPVIRALKKKYPESSIDFLVKSQYSDVIKYNPYLNKIYEYNSSNLKVLITQLKQNEYELIIDLQNNFRSRLITFQLKSPAYHFKKLSLKKFLLVKFKINLFNKTKTIPERYAETYPQIKLDENGLDLFIPSEIENEIDTNFSNAQVIGFCPGSRHFTKRWPSEYFVELGNKLAEDGYQIFILGGKNDKEICAEISKKIQNSINLQNDDEILKTAVYMKKCKAIVTNDSGLMHTASAIGLPVLVLFGSSVKEFGFTPYKVKNIILENNSLSCRPCSHIGKEKCPEKHFKCMKDLTPDLVYQTLKKLMNSL; this is encoded by the coding sequence ATGAAAGATATCTTTAAAAAAATCCTTATAATCAGGTTAAGTTCACTTGGAGATATATTACTCACTACACCTGTAATTCGAGCATTAAAAAAGAAATATCCCGAATCCAGTATTGATTTTCTTGTTAAATCACAATATTCAGATGTAATTAAATACAATCCATATTTAAATAAAATTTATGAATACAATTCCAGCAACTTAAAAGTGTTAATTACACAATTAAAACAAAATGAGTACGAGTTAATTATTGACCTGCAAAATAATTTCAGAAGTAGATTAATTACATTTCAGCTTAAATCTCCTGCATATCATTTTAAAAAACTATCATTAAAAAAATTTCTTCTGGTAAAATTCAAAATAAATTTATTCAATAAAACAAAAACAATTCCAGAGCGATATGCTGAAACATATCCACAAATTAAGCTTGATGAGAATGGTCTTGATCTATTTATTCCTTCAGAAATAGAAAATGAAATCGACACGAATTTTTCTAATGCACAGGTTATAGGCTTTTGTCCAGGTTCAAGACATTTCACAAAAAGATGGCCATCAGAATACTTTGTTGAACTTGGAAATAAATTAGCAGAAGATGGTTATCAAATTTTCATTCTGGGTGGAAAAAACGATAAAGAAATTTGTGCTGAGATATCAAAAAAAATCCAGAATAGTATAAATCTTCAAAATGATGATGAAATATTAAAAACAGCTGTTTATATGAAAAAATGTAAAGCAATTGTTACAAACGATTCTGGATTAATGCATACTGCATCTGCAATTGGTCTTCCCGTTCTGGTTCTATTCGGATCAAGTGTAAAGGAATTTGGATTTACACCATACAAAGTAAAAAATATCATACTCGAAAATAATTCTCTTTCCTGCAGACCATGCAGTCACATTGGTAAAGAAAAATGTCCTGAAAAACATTTTAAATGTATGAAAGACTTAACTCCAGATTTAGTATATCAAACTTTAAAAAAACTAATGAACTCATTATGA
- a CDS encoding 3-deoxy-D-manno-octulosonic acid transferase produces MKLFWHLLYNIIFYPALYLIILISPLLNEKIKSSIRDRKYLFPRLIQSLAKIDRSKKLIWFHSSSMGEFEQAKPIIEKIKSEKDVNIVVSFFSPSGYRNSLNYPHADIITYLPFDKLSLTKKFLDILKPSIAIFMRYDIWPNMIWQLEQKNIPYFIVDATMRSNSKRTLPIIKNFHKQLYQSAAKILTVSENDAKNFLSFGINKNIVKAVGDTRYDRVYQKSLQAKEKNLFKEEIFKNKKVLILGSTWESDEEVLFPAINKLLKYNKDIIVIIVPHEPTEIHLEKIENYFSEKQRTIRFSLMNNYNDENIIIVDSIGILLTLYKYADVAYVGGSFKQIHNVLEPAVYGIPVIYGPKYENSQEAIKLKEIGGGIVIQNKKEAYKTLRKLFSDESYRKSIGLICINYVKNNIGATESIIKEIYSHL; encoded by the coding sequence ATGAAATTATTCTGGCACTTACTTTATAACATTATTTTTTATCCAGCATTATACTTAATAATTTTAATATCACCATTATTAAATGAAAAAATTAAATCCAGCATTAGAGATAGAAAATATTTATTTCCCAGACTAATTCAATCATTAGCAAAAATAGATAGAAGTAAGAAACTTATCTGGTTTCATTCTTCATCGATGGGAGAATTTGAACAGGCAAAACCAATTATCGAAAAAATAAAATCAGAAAAAGATGTAAACATTGTTGTAAGTTTTTTTTCTCCTTCAGGTTATCGTAATTCACTCAACTATCCACATGCAGATATCATTACATATTTACCATTCGATAAACTTAGCTTAACAAAAAAATTCCTTGATATATTGAAACCTTCAATTGCAATATTTATGAGATATGACATCTGGCCAAATATGATCTGGCAACTCGAACAAAAAAATATTCCATATTTCATTGTAGATGCCACAATGAGAAGCAACAGCAAAAGAACTTTGCCTATTATTAAGAATTTCCACAAGCAATTATATCAATCTGCAGCAAAAATACTTACAGTATCAGAAAATGATGCAAAAAACTTTCTATCATTTGGAATAAATAAAAACATAGTAAAAGCTGTAGGTGATACTCGCTACGATAGAGTTTATCAAAAAAGTCTTCAAGCAAAAGAAAAAAATTTATTTAAAGAAGAAATATTTAAAAACAAGAAAGTACTAATACTGGGAAGCACATGGGAAAGTGATGAAGAAGTTTTATTCCCTGCTATTAATAAATTATTAAAGTACAATAAAGATATTATAGTAATAATTGTACCGCACGAACCTACTGAGATTCATCTCGAAAAGATTGAAAATTATTTTTCTGAAAAGCAAAGAACAATTCGATTTTCACTGATGAATAATTACAATGATGAAAATATAATCATAGTTGATTCAATCGGAATTTTATTAACACTTTACAAATATGCCGATGTAGCTTATGTTGGCGGAAGTTTCAAACAAATTCATAATGTTCTGGAACCAGCTGTTTATGGCATACCAGTCATTTATGGACCGAAATACGAAAACAGTCAGGAAGCAATTAAATTAAAAGAAATTGGTGGTGGAATAGTAATTCAGAATAAAAAAGAAGCTTATAAAACACTTCGCAAACTCTTCTCAGATGAATCCTACCGTAAAAGTATTGGTTTAATTTGTATTAATTATGTAAAAAATAATATTGGAGCCACAGAAAGCATAATAAAAGAAATTTATTCACATCTCTAA
- a CDS encoding phosphoenolpyruvate carboxykinase, whose product MKSKLEVWQQLNEQGIHNINNLFYNLTTPALYEQAVRRREAMIAHMGPLVVRTGQHTGRSPNDKFIVKEPTSEKNIWWGKVNKPIEEKYFEIIYNHMLSYMQNKDLYVQDCYVGADPKFRIPIRVITETAWHSLFARNMFIRANSDELKDHNPEYTLINLPYFQADPENNGTNSGVFIIINFGKKLILIGGTSYAGEIKKSIFTVMNYLMPLKGVMSMHCSANIGEKGDVAIMFGLSGTGKTTLSADPKRKLIGDDEHGWSSEGIFNYEGGCYAKVIRLSKESEPYIYETTRRFGTILENVAMDVFTRTLDLDDDSLTENTRAAYPIDYIPNIEISGVGGHPDNIIMLTADAFGVLPPIAKLTTEQAVYHFLSGYTAKVAGTEKGVTEPKATFSTCFGAPFMALHPSVYAKLLGDKIKQHNVKCWLINTGWTGGPYGEGHRVKIEYTRAMLNAALNGELDNTEIYEENFFGLRVPKQINGIPSEILNPRNTWIDKNKYDDTAKKLVGMFKENFKNFESYASEEIIKAGPK is encoded by the coding sequence ATGAAATCAAAATTAGAAGTATGGCAACAATTAAATGAACAGGGAATTCATAATATTAATAACTTGTTCTATAATCTTACAACTCCAGCTTTATATGAACAAGCAGTAAGAAGAAGAGAAGCTATGATAGCTCATATGGGTCCACTTGTAGTAAGAACAGGTCAACATACTGGAAGAAGTCCTAACGATAAGTTTATTGTTAAAGAACCAACAAGTGAAAAAAACATCTGGTGGGGCAAAGTAAATAAACCAATAGAAGAAAAATATTTTGAAATTATTTATAATCATATGTTATCGTACATGCAAAATAAAGATTTATATGTGCAGGATTGTTATGTTGGTGCCGACCCCAAATTTCGAATACCAATACGAGTAATTACAGAAACTGCATGGCACAGTCTTTTTGCAAGAAATATGTTTATAAGAGCAAATTCAGACGAACTAAAAGATCACAATCCTGAATATACACTAATTAATCTCCCTTATTTTCAAGCAGATCCAGAGAATAATGGAACCAATTCAGGAGTATTCATTATTATTAACTTCGGTAAAAAATTAATTTTAATTGGTGGAACAAGTTATGCGGGTGAAATAAAGAAATCAATTTTTACAGTGATGAATTATTTAATGCCTCTAAAAGGTGTAATGTCAATGCATTGCTCTGCGAATATAGGAGAAAAGGGAGATGTTGCTATTATGTTTGGTCTTTCTGGAACAGGTAAAACAACACTATCGGCAGATCCAAAAAGAAAATTAATAGGAGATGATGAACACGGCTGGAGTTCAGAAGGAATTTTTAATTACGAAGGTGGATGTTATGCAAAAGTAATACGTCTTTCTAAAGAATCAGAACCTTATATTTATGAAACAACACGTCGTTTTGGAACTATATTAGAAAATGTTGCAATGGATGTTTTTACAAGAACACTTGATCTCGATGACGATTCTCTAACTGAAAATACACGAGCTGCTTATCCTATCGATTATATTCCAAATATAGAAATTTCTGGTGTTGGTGGTCATCCAGATAATATCATTATGTTAACCGCCGATGCATTTGGAGTTTTACCTCCTATTGCAAAACTAACTACAGAACAAGCAGTATATCACTTTTTATCGGGATATACAGCAAAAGTTGCTGGTACAGAAAAAGGTGTAACCGAACCCAAAGCTACTTTCAGTACATGTTTTGGTGCCCCATTCATGGCTCTGCATCCATCTGTTTATGCTAAATTACTTGGCGATAAAATTAAACAGCATAATGTTAAATGCTGGCTTATTAATACTGGATGGACTGGTGGTCCATATGGTGAAGGACACAGAGTGAAAATAGAATATACAAGAGCTATGCTTAATGCAGCATTAAATGGCGAATTAGACAATACAGAAATTTATGAAGAAAACTTTTTTGGATTAAGAGTTCCTAAACAAATAAATGGAATCCCATCCGAAATTCTTAATCCTCGCAATACCTGGATTGATAAAAATAAATATGATGATACAGCTAAAAAATTAGTAGGTATGTTTAAAGAAAACTTTAAGAATTTTGAAAGTTACGCATCAGAAGAAATAATCAAAGCAGGACCAAAGTAA
- a CDS encoding phosphomannomutase/phosphoglucomutase, translated as MERITSFKAYDIRGIVPDELNQNLVYKIGKALAKYLGAKSIVIGKDIRKSSPELSNALANGLSDAGCDVIDIGLCGTEMIYFATPFLNADGGVMITASHNPPQYNGLKFVKRNSVPLGYDSGLNEIEKMILKDELDIQVKEKGKVIQKNIMNDFISHLGKFYDPKKIKPFKVVVNAGNGCAGPALNELEKFLPIKMIKVFFDPDPDFPNGVPNPLLPENRKSTIDAIKEHKADLGVAWDGDYDRCFFFDENGNFIEGYYIVALLAKSILKNNPGEKIVYDPRLTWNTIDVVTKAGGIPVISKSGHAFIKQKMREVNAIYGGEMSAHHYFRDNSFSDSGLIPFLLVLQLLSEEDAKLSELVDEMIKAYPCSGEINSTIENPAAKLAAIKEKYSDGKIDEIDGVSVEYPDWRFNVRMSNTEPLLRLNVESKGNEKLMREKTEELLNFIRS; from the coding sequence ATGGAAAGAATAACTTCTTTCAAAGCTTATGATATAAGGGGAATAGTACCTGACGAATTAAATCAAAATCTTGTATATAAAATCGGAAAAGCTCTCGCAAAATACCTCGGGGCAAAATCAATTGTAATTGGTAAAGACATTAGAAAATCTTCACCTGAATTGTCAAATGCTTTAGCGAATGGTCTTAGTGATGCTGGTTGTGATGTTATAGATATTGGATTATGTGGAACAGAAATGATCTACTTTGCAACACCATTTTTAAATGCCGATGGGGGTGTAATGATTACTGCAAGTCACAATCCTCCACAATATAATGGACTCAAGTTTGTCAAAAGAAATTCTGTGCCTCTCGGTTACGATTCTGGCTTAAATGAAATTGAAAAAATGATATTGAAGGATGAACTTGATATTCAAGTAAAAGAAAAAGGAAAAGTTATTCAAAAAAATATTATGAATGACTTTATTAGTCATCTTGGTAAATTTTATGATCCTAAAAAAATAAAACCTTTCAAAGTTGTTGTTAATGCTGGCAATGGATGTGCTGGACCTGCATTAAACGAACTTGAAAAATTTTTGCCAATAAAAATGATAAAAGTTTTCTTTGATCCAGATCCAGATTTTCCAAATGGTGTTCCGAATCCATTACTTCCTGAAAATAGAAAATCAACAATTGATGCAATTAAAGAACACAAAGCCGATCTTGGTGTTGCCTGGGATGGTGATTATGATCGTTGTTTTTTCTTTGATGAAAATGGCAACTTTATTGAAGGTTACTATATTGTAGCACTACTCGCAAAATCAATACTTAAAAATAATCCTGGTGAAAAAATTGTATACGATCCAAGATTAACATGGAATACAATTGATGTTGTAACTAAAGCTGGCGGAATTCCAGTAATTTCAAAAAGTGGTCACGCATTCATAAAACAGAAAATGCGAGAAGTAAATGCAATCTATGGTGGTGAAATGTCTGCTCACCATTATTTTAGAGATAACTCTTTTTCAGATAGTGGATTAATTCCATTTCTTCTTGTATTACAATTGCTTTCAGAAGAAGATGCAAAACTTTCTGAACTTGTTGATGAAATGATAAAAGCATATCCCTGCTCGGGAGAAATAAACTCAACAATTGAAAATCCAGCTGCTAAACTTGCTGCTATTAAAGAAAAATATTCAGATGGTAAAATTGATGAAATAGATGGTGTAAGCGTCGAATATCCTGATTGGAGATTCAATGTTCGTATGAGTAATACCGAACCACTTCTAAGATTGAATGTTGAATCGAAAGGTAATGAAAAACTTATGCGAGAAAAAACAGAAGAATTATTAAATTTTATACGCAGTTAA